The Vitis vinifera cultivar Pinot Noir 40024 chromosome 3, ASM3070453v1 region ATATCCGATATATgatcaaaaaggaaaatcaagcAGGCTTGATGCCACCTACACCTgatttagaaggaaaaaaaatgaaaaaagaagcaACAGGGCATACAGGCCCACCGACTCGATCCATGAGCTTTGACTTACATGACGCATGAGGCTTGATATGTTATTACCAGATAAACAGATGAGTACAGAATAGTTCCTTAGAAAAAATGCATATGATTTTGCCTAAAAGCTGAACTGCAAGACGAGGCGATCCTCAGTTCTTTTCTACATCTAGCGTATTTCTTTGCAACAATCCACCTTTGATCTCATtcgagaaagaaaaagaaaggccGGAATAAAAGCTGAATAAAACATTCCCGCAGATTAACCAACTAGCCGCTTGCTACAATCTCGTGAATGGCATCACTGACACTTTCATCCTCGGATCTAACAGCCAGCTTCATGGCAACCTCCTTGGGCCCATCAATTCCAAATGATAACCGAACAAGCACTTTCATATTGCCTATGAATACACCAGACAGTAAACACGTGTGTGACCTTGAATTGCTAGGGACAACCTCTGTGCCCTGAACACCACCAAAACAGAACAGGGGGAAAAGGTTCAGCTTCCAGAGAGGTATGGTAAACAAGACAAAATAACTCAATACCTGGCTAACCagcaaataaattatatttctttggAGCTGCAATTTCAGTGGAAGGGAAGTTTTAAGGAAGATTTGCATATTGGTTGAGAACTTTGGAGCCAAATTCTTTTTCAAGCTTTAAATCGCCTCATATCAATGAGGTTTTATCCGATGTTTCCATCTTTGAGCTGTCAAGTGTTCTGAGCAGGCAAAACAATTGGAAACATTCCCAGTAACAAGCTTACCTCACAGGGCTGCAGTCCAAGAAGGCTGATCACAGTACTCACAGCTTCAGCCAAGCTCTCCCTAGGGCCTAGTCCATATTCATCTACCCGCTCAAACTCTGGACCCATGCTTTCCCATGCATTTCTGAAATTGGAGACCCCAACCTTCAACACATAATCAGCTGCAACAACTTCAAGGTCCTCCAGCTGGTATTCGTCTTCGACACCATCTTCCTCTGTCTCACCAGTAGTTGGATCAACCTGGAAATATAAACAAAACACATGATGAAAACCATGTAGAATtttttgttggagattagttcaTCAGTATGGAAGCATCCTCTAGTGTAATTTCTATTTGCTTCTTAACATGGCATTCTAATCCATTGACAGAAGCACTTCAGTAATGGAATTCATCAGTCTGTTCATGAAGCAGATCCAATCAATAAGACATAAGATGCCAGTACATGGCAAGCTGGTTGAATATGCTTAATGAGTCACAGTTATTGACGCAATCATACATTTACTCTGAATTTACAAACAGCAATAAATAATCCTTAAAAGAATCCAACACTCAGAAATGATACGAGATGGTACCAACTTCAACCATCACAATATTAGattaaaatcaaggaaaatgattAGATAGCTGAGAAGGGGCAATGGCAAATGATGACAGCATACATAGTTAAGCTAGCAATTCATATATAACTTTCAGGAGTCTTGGTCTGAATATAGAAATATGGAGAAGAAAGAGTGCCATGCATCTGACAGAGATAAGGGGAGAGATATCGTACCTCTTTAACAATGAACTTCAacatatttgagaattttccaACTGCAGGGACTCCATCTGGCTTCTCAAATGCCACAAATGTTTGTCCTGGTGAATCATAAGGAAGAGATCTTAGGGGCTTGGTTGATACTTCGGAGAATTCCTCTGCATCTGAAGCATCCACGATAACAGTGACCTGCCAACAAGTATAGAAAAGTTACAATGGAAGTCCCGAGTAAGGTCAGAAAACATGAAGTGCAGCTGTTCTAAATTGGTCATTACATTTTCCAGCAATTGCTCAGGAATTGTATTGGTGCAGTTGTACTGGAACACAACATGCCTATCAAAAATGTGCTTGACAACATTAACAGCATATTCTGTTTCTGCTTCTGTCAGCTCTACAGGTGCTGAGGACTGATAAATAAAACGAAAAAAGAATAACTTCTGAATTAGTAACATTTCAAATTAGTCCATGTGCATGAAGCGTATGTGAAAAAAAGCAGGGGACCTTGAAAGGCTTTCCAAAGCTTGCATATTCTGGAATAGAGGAAAGCAGTTTCTCGTATGCATCAACGGTGGATGTGGGGCCACTTGGAGGAGCACCCAAACCAGTTGGCTTTTTACCTGGAGCTTTCTTCTCAGCCAGTGGCTGAGACTTAACCTCTCTAGGTACACAATCAATATCAAAAGGTTCTTCAGAAGGCTCCTGCATGCACATAAAACACATCAGAGATGATGACATTAACAGGCACAACATCCAACCAAGACTGAAACAACACTCACATAGTTTTTCAAACTGGTCTCCAAGTTGACCAATGGAATGTCCAGCAACCCAAAGAGGAAATCCTTCACATCTTTATCAGTTTCAACAACAGAACCGTCACCTCCAAGTGTGTTCAGATAGAGTGTTGCCCTATCACGAACCTGCAAACAGATTAGCATATAAAACTGCTTAGTCCAATTTGAAAGACAGAGCACATTGAAACAATTAAATAACAATACaatttaccttttaaaaaaccTTAGTAAATAACCAAGAGAGCATTTTGTGTGCATAGCACTTCAATACGCCAAAACCTCAGaacataaaacatgaaaaaaggaaaactcaCCTCATCGTCACTGTCAAAAAGACAGCGTCTCAACAGAACAAATATCCGTGGCTGTCACAGAGTAGAGAAAAATTACAACTTAAGTCATAACTAGTAATTCACttgaaaactaaatttttaaaaacaaacagaAGCTATACAATACCTTCAAAGAATCAACCATAGCACCAAATTTTGCCAATGTACTTACAGCACTTGCTCGAACAGTTGCATTCTCAAGAATTACTCTGTTATAGATATACCGTATATATTTGCTGGGATCTGAGGTTTTTGGCCCTTCAATCCCCAGAAAATGGAGTATCtgaattaaggaaataaaattgaGTAGACTATCTATAGTCAAAGAAGTAAATAAACACCATGAGCTTGAATTAAAGATATTAAATGGAGAAAAATGCTACCTGTGTTGAAAGATAGGTGAACTCACAATCTTCAATAAATTCACACAGATGAAGCAACCCGCTTTCTTTTGCATCAGGAATATCTCTTATGAGGATCACGATTGAATCAACAATCGCCTTTTTGTACTCAAATCCACCTTCTTCCCTAAGAATGTTGCTTAAGAAGTTCATCCTGAAAAGCAAGGGAAAAAGGGTTATTCTATTTCACATGACGGAAACATTTTACACTGTTCATTTAAAAaagacataaa contains the following coding sequences:
- the LOC100853178 gene encoding coatomer subunit gamma-2, translated to MAQPLVKKDDDRDDEADYSPFLGIEKGAVLQEARVFNDPQLEPRRCSQVITKLLYLLNQGETFTKIEATEVFFAVTKLFQSRDTGLRRMVYLMIKELSPSADEVIIVTSSLMKDMNSKTDMYRANAIRVLCRITDGTLLTQIERYLKQAIVDKNPVVASAALVSGIHLLQTNPEIVRRWSNEVQEAVQSRAALVQFHALALLHQIRQNDRLAVSKLVTSLTRGNVRSPLAQCLLIRYTSQVIRESGTNTQTGDRPFYDFLEGCLRHKAEMVIFEAARAITELSGVTSRELTPAITVLQLFLSSSKPVLRFAAVRTLNKVAMTHPMAVTNCNIDMESLISDQNRSIATLAITTLLKTGNESSVDRLMKQITNFMSDIADEFKIVVVEAIRSLCLKFPLKYRALMNFLSNILREEGGFEYKKAIVDSIVILIRDIPDAKESGLLHLCEFIEDCEFTYLSTQILHFLGIEGPKTSDPSKYIRYIYNRVILENATVRASAVSTLAKFGAMVDSLKPRIFVLLRRCLFDSDDEVRDRATLYLNTLGGDGSVVETDKDVKDFLFGLLDIPLVNLETSLKNYEPSEEPFDIDCVPREVKSQPLAEKKAPGKKPTGLGAPPSGPTSTVDAYEKLLSSIPEYASFGKPFKSSAPVELTEAETEYAVNVVKHIFDRHVVFQYNCTNTIPEQLLENVTVIVDASDAEEFSEVSTKPLRSLPYDSPGQTFVAFEKPDGVPAVGKFSNMLKFIVKEVDPTTGETEEDGVEDEYQLEDLEVVAADYVLKVGVSNFRNAWESMGPEFERVDEYGLGPRESLAEAVSTVISLLGLQPCEGTEVVPSNSRSHTCLLSGVFIGNMKVLVRLSFGIDGPKEVAMKLAVRSEDESVSDAIHEIVASG